One segment of Leptodactylus fuscus isolate aLepFus1 chromosome 7, aLepFus1.hap2, whole genome shotgun sequence DNA contains the following:
- the SAC3D1 gene encoding SAC3 domain-containing protein 1: MPGRHRTGNPEVNGQQLQQRMMGERGLQRCIVGVSPGTQCTELVQADLILGLQRDRCKVQSGMTDSSPPVGICLDMCPEKERRERESQGRLHQFEVLKVQQTNGDHRRRARPIADPKKTVKEYSRPAAGKELSCPKDLRTPAILAKTVQYLLMEVWSDINYRDLSCLAKAYSFVFDRLRAVRQDLIVQRIRGQEGALVLEGSLGFLLCAPYLVRDLPLADYDEVLHSIQVRECFAELMECYKGDGGFPRQAEFQSLLLLYDLGNLDTIHRSLHIRPELLQSPHVRLAIDINKAHLENNWIRLFRLTRHLDCLQACAFYRHLSNSRNKALCTMIHAYSSRNCRFPLHLLTRLLALDNPSLTTEMCMKRGQTVTSGEQPSVVFLKTALKDVKPERPEREINLVELKKSQASWAEVMMGQDRVITNSAQ; encoded by the exons ATGCCGGGACGACACCGCACCGGGAACCCGGAAGTGAACGGACAGCAGCTGCAGCAAAGGATGATGGGAGAGCGAGGCTTGCAGCGGTGCATTGTGGGAGTTAGTCCCGGGactcagtgtacagagctggtacAGGCTGACCTTATTCTGGGGCTTCAGAGAG ACCGTTGTAAAGTGCAGTCAGGGATGACGGACTCCTCTCCTCCAGTTGGCATCTGCCTTGATATGTGCCCAGAAAAAGAGAGGCGAGAACGAGAAAGTCAAGGACGTCTGCATCAGTTCGAAGTACTGAAAGTCCAGCAGACAAATGGGGATCATAGGAGAAGAGCACGTCCCATTGCTGATCCCAAAAAGACTGTCAAGGAATATAGCCGCCCCGCAGCAGGGAAAGAACTGTCCTGTCCTAAAGACCTCCGAACCCCCGCAATCTTAGCCAAAACTGTTCAGTATCTCTTGATGGAAGTTTGGTCGGACATCAACTACAGGGATTTGTCATGTTTGGCCAAGGCCTACTCTTTTGTGTTTGACCGCCTACGTGCTGTAAGGCAGGACCTGATAGTGCAGAGAATTAGGGGGCAGGAGGGGGCTCTCGTTTTAGAAGGTAGCCTTGGCTTTTTGCTCTGTGCCCCTTATTTGGTGAGGGACTTGCCCCTAGCAGACTATGATGAGGTCCTGCACTCCATACAGGTGCGGGAATGCTTTGCTGAGCTCATGGAGTGTTACAAAGGTGATGGAGGATTTCCCAGACAAGCCGAATTTCAGTCTCTTCTCCTTCTTTATGACTTAG gaAATCTGGATACCATCCACAGAAGCCTTCACATCCGTCCTGAGCTCCTGCAGTCTCCACACGTCCGTCTAGCTATAGATATAAACAAAGCCCACTTGGAGAATAACTGGATACGGCTCTTTCGTTTGACGCGCCATTTGGACTGCCTTCAGGCTTGTGCATTTTACCGCCACTTGTCAAATTCCCGCAACAAGGCACTTTGCACCATGATACATGCGTACAGCAGCCGGAACTGTCGCTTCCCCCTTCACCTCCTTACTAGACTGCTGGCCCTGGACAACCCTTCACTGACAACTGAGATGTGCATGAAACGAGGACAGACGGTGACGTCCGGAGAACAGCCCTCAGTCGTCTTCCTAAAAACTGCACTCAAGGATGTAAAGCCTGAACGACCAGAAAGAGAGATTAACTTGGTGGAGTTAAAGAAAAGTCAAGCGTCTTGGGCAGAGGTGATGATGGGACAGGATCGCGTCATCACGAACTCGGCTCAATAA